In Gammaproteobacteria bacterium, one DNA window encodes the following:
- a CDS encoding DUF502 domain-containing protein, protein MSTESNEQHAPRSAHLGRYILIGFLTVAPLWVTWLVFDFLLNLLAQIGDPLLKGMARAVRPFSDTTASWLLDSHFQQAVAALLTIMSLYGIGLLASFVIGKKVIGIYENILARLPLVQTIYGATKRFLHTISQPPVTGQRVVLISFPSSRMKVVGFITKVMTDKSSGKKLAAVYVPTAPNPTSGYIEILPMEDVILTDWTTEEAMTFVVTGGTNAPENLNFSHDKQYAPEDWRQ, encoded by the coding sequence ATGTCAACCGAGAGTAATGAGCAACATGCCCCGCGTTCCGCTCACCTGGGTCGCTATATATTAATAGGCTTTCTTACGGTGGCGCCGCTGTGGGTGACGTGGCTGGTATTTGATTTTTTATTGAATTTATTGGCGCAGATCGGCGATCCCTTGCTCAAAGGAATGGCGCGAGCTGTCCGGCCATTCTCGGATACCACGGCCAGTTGGTTGCTCGACTCTCATTTTCAGCAAGCCGTGGCTGCGTTGCTAACCATCATGAGTCTCTATGGAATCGGGCTGCTGGCATCATTTGTGATTGGCAAGAAAGTCATCGGTATCTATGAAAATATTCTGGCGCGATTGCCTTTGGTACAAACGATTTATGGCGCTACCAAACGTTTCCTGCACACCATCAGCCAGCCGCCGGTTACCGGACAGCGCGTTGTGCTGATTAGTTTTCCATCGTCGCGAATGAAAGTGGTCGGATTTATCACCAAAGTCATGACGGATAAAAGCAGCGGGAAAAAGCTTGCCGCTGTTTATGTGCCGACCGCACCCAATCCGACATCCGGTTATATTGAAATCTTGCCGATGGAAGACGTGATATTGACCGATTGGACGACGGAAGAAGCGATGACGTTTGTTGTAACGGGCGGCACCAATGCGCCGGAGAATTTGAATTTTTCCCATGACAAGCAGTATGCGCCGGAAGATTGGAGGCAATAA
- a CDS encoding folate-binding protein YgfZ: MNPAWQTFLCNHRAVIENSGVIHFGDSAVELQDTQIATVMADLSHYSLIRFSGEDAKTFLQSQFTCDIREINPHKAQYGSYCTPKGRILATFLLWQQGDDFLMQLPASLAAAIQKRLSIYVLRAKVTITDASDDWIRVGIAGPRAIALLDTVTGTSSSFSQSLQVMHDNEISKLYLSQQRIELITTPGNAPELWNRLSQHAKNIGAGCWDWLTITSGIPVILPETQEMFLPQMVNLDAIGGVSFKKGCYPGQEIVARTQYLGKLKRRMFLAHINTAQTVTAGDALYSSDMKDQSSGNIVNAASSPQGGFDVLAVIQQSSADTCPVHWQSLQGPVLEIESLPYPLPDSIATAD; encoded by the coding sequence ATGAACCCAGCCTGGCAAACCTTTTTATGCAATCATCGCGCCGTTATTGAAAATTCTGGTGTAATTCATTTCGGCGATAGCGCAGTGGAACTTCAAGATACACAAATAGCTACTGTAATGGCTGACCTTTCGCATTACAGTCTCATCCGTTTTTCCGGAGAAGACGCGAAAACCTTTTTGCAAAGTCAGTTTACTTGCGATATCCGGGAAATTAATCCGCACAAGGCGCAATACGGCAGTTACTGCACCCCCAAGGGTCGGATTTTGGCCACTTTCCTGCTCTGGCAACAAGGCGATGATTTTCTGATGCAATTGCCTGCCAGTCTAGCCGCGGCCATTCAAAAACGATTGTCGATATACGTGTTGCGTGCAAAAGTAACAATAACGGATGCAAGCGATGATTGGATCCGCGTCGGCATTGCAGGGCCGCGCGCCATCGCGCTGCTTGACACTGTTACCGGCACCTCAAGCAGCTTCAGCCAATCGTTGCAAGTCATGCATGATAATGAAATCAGTAAGCTTTATCTTTCTCAACAGCGCATCGAATTGATCACAACACCGGGAAATGCTCCCGAACTCTGGAACCGCCTGAGTCAACACGCAAAAAATATCGGCGCCGGTTGCTGGGATTGGCTGACAATCACATCCGGAATCCCGGTTATTTTGCCTGAAACCCAGGAAATGTTTCTGCCTCAGATGGTCAATCTGGACGCAATCGGCGGTGTCAGTTTTAAGAAGGGTTGTTATCCGGGACAAGAAATTGTGGCGCGCACGCAATATCTTGGCAAACTCAAGCGGCGCATGTTTCTAGCGCATATCAACACAGCGCAAACCGTCACAGCGGGTGATGCGCTTTACAGCAGCGACATGAAAGATCAATCCAGCGGTAATATCGTTAATGCAGCATCATCGCCGCAAGGTGGTTTTGACGTTCTGGCCGTGATCCAGCAAAGCAGTGCCGATACTTGTCCGGTTCATTGGCAATCGCTGCAAGGGCCGGTATTAGAAATTGAATCCCTGCCCTACCCGTTACCGGATTCAATAGCAACGGCCGACTGA
- the nadB gene encoding L-aspartate oxidase gives MSNNNFDTLIIGSGLAGFTLALHLAQYKKVCIVTKQTTDSGASSWAQGGIAAALSTNDSPAKHVHDTLVAGAGLCDEEVTRHVAENAANAIHWLISQGVIFTSDRTSETGYHLTKEGGHSTRRIIHSGDATGKAVQQALIQKIRNHPNISILEHHIAIDLITSDKLPGYTNLQKKRCFGAYILDKKKDKVLTFTAQNTVLATGGASKVYLYTTNPDTATGDGIAMGWRAGCRIANMEFIQFHPTCLYHPHAKSFLISEAVRGEGGLLKLPNGERFMLHHDPRAELAPRDIVARAIDFEMKKRGLDCVYLDISHKPAGFLQEHFPTIYARCLELGIDITREPIPVVPAAHYTCGGVVTDKYGKTDLDNLYAIGETAHTGLHGANRLASNSLLECLVLAQAAGNNIANQPANGLPRLPDWDESRVTDADEEIVIAHNWDELRRFMWNYVGIVRTTKRLQRAQHRIALLHEEINEYYINFRVSSDLLELRNLVDSADLIVRSAMLRHESRGLHYSKDYPDTLPVAHNTILKKEI, from the coding sequence ATGTCTAATAACAATTTCGACACCTTGATTATCGGCAGCGGACTGGCCGGATTTACACTGGCACTGCATTTAGCGCAATACAAAAAGGTCTGCATAGTCACTAAACAAACCACTGACTCAGGCGCCAGTTCTTGGGCACAAGGTGGAATTGCAGCGGCATTATCAACAAATGATTCTCCAGCAAAACATGTGCACGATACATTAGTCGCCGGAGCCGGTTTATGTGATGAGGAAGTCACCCGACATGTGGCCGAGAATGCAGCAAACGCAATCCATTGGTTGATAAGCCAAGGCGTTATTTTCACCAGCGACCGGACTAGTGAAACGGGATATCACTTGACAAAAGAAGGCGGTCACAGCACAAGGCGCATCATTCATAGCGGTGATGCCACAGGAAAAGCTGTTCAGCAAGCTTTAATCCAGAAAATACGAAATCACCCGAACATATCGATATTGGAACATCATATCGCCATTGATCTGATTACTAGCGACAAATTGCCGGGTTATACAAATCTGCAGAAAAAAAGATGTTTTGGTGCTTATATCCTGGACAAGAAAAAAGATAAAGTACTGACATTCACCGCGCAAAATACCGTCCTAGCAACTGGAGGGGCCAGTAAAGTCTATTTATATACCACCAATCCGGACACAGCGACAGGTGATGGCATCGCCATGGGGTGGCGTGCGGGTTGCCGGATTGCCAATATGGAATTCATCCAGTTTCATCCGACATGTCTTTATCATCCTCACGCAAAATCGTTCCTAATCAGCGAAGCCGTACGCGGCGAAGGCGGTTTATTGAAATTACCCAATGGCGAGCGTTTCATGCTGCACCATGATCCGCGCGCCGAACTAGCGCCGCGCGATATTGTTGCCCGTGCCATCGACTTTGAAATGAAAAAAAGAGGACTGGATTGCGTCTATCTGGACATATCCCATAAACCAGCCGGTTTCTTGCAAGAACATTTCCCGACCATTTACGCCCGTTGCCTGGAATTGGGCATCGACATCACTCGGGAACCTATTCCGGTTGTTCCGGCGGCGCACTATACCTGCGGCGGAGTGGTTACCGACAAGTATGGCAAAACCGATCTCGACAATCTGTATGCCATCGGAGAGACCGCGCATACCGGGTTACACGGCGCTAACCGTCTCGCCAGTAATTCTTTGCTCGAATGCTTGGTACTGGCGCAAGCAGCCGGAAACAATATCGCCAATCAACCGGCGAATGGATTACCCCGGCTTCCCGATTGGGATGAGAGCCGGGTTACGGATGCAGATGAAGAAATTGTCATCGCGCACAACTGGGATGAATTGCGCCGTTTTATGTGGAATTACGTCGGTATTGTGCGTACCACCAAACGGTTGCAACGTGCACAGCACCGCATTGCGCTATTACATGAAGAAATCAACGAGTACTATATAAACTTCCGCGTCAGCAGTGATTTGTTAGAGTTACGCAACCTTGTCGATAGCGCGGATCTCATCGTGCGATCCGCCATGCTGCGCCATGAAAGCCGGGGATTGCACTATAGCAAGGATTACCCGGACACGTTGCCAGTGGCGCACAATACAATATTGAAGAAAGAAATTTAA
- the rpoE gene encoding RNA polymerase sigma factor RpoE, with protein MGDREIDQQLVERVQGGDKHAFDLLVIKYQRKLARLLSQFIRDAAEVEDVTQEAFIKAYRALPSFRGDSAFYTWLYRIGINTAKNFLVSQGRKLPTLQGFDNEDAEDFEDSGLLKEMNTPESELMSQEIAQTVNQTLDSLPEELRTAIILREIDGLSYEEIANIMSCPIGTVRSRIFRAREAISEQLRPLLGTSKDKRW; from the coding sequence ATGGGGGATCGGGAAATCGATCAACAGTTAGTAGAACGAGTTCAAGGCGGAGATAAGCATGCATTTGATCTACTAGTCATTAAGTATCAACGAAAGCTAGCGCGCTTGTTATCGCAGTTCATACGCGACGCGGCCGAAGTTGAGGATGTGACGCAAGAAGCTTTTATTAAGGCGTATAGAGCTTTACCTTCTTTTCGTGGAGATAGTGCTTTTTATACATGGCTATACCGGATTGGTATTAATACAGCAAAGAATTTTCTAGTATCTCAAGGACGTAAGCTTCCGACATTGCAAGGATTCGACAATGAGGATGCTGAAGATTTTGAAGATAGCGGTTTGCTGAAGGAAATGAATACGCCCGAAAGTGAACTGATGAGCCAAGAAATTGCTCAAACGGTTAATCAGACACTCGATTCGTTGCCTGAAGAATTGCGAACAGCGATTATTTTGAGGGAAATTGACGGATTAAGTTATGAAGAAATTGCCAATATTATGAGTTGTCCTATAGGGACCGTGCGTTCACGTATATTTCGTGCGCGTGAAGCGATATCCGAACAGTTGCGTCCTTTGCTAGGGACAAGTAAAGACAAGAGGTGGTAA
- a CDS encoding sigma-E factor negative regulatory protein gives MKSKVSALMDGELDQQDVSSIFEAIKKDDDLRNEWKTYHLIGDALRQSSRLSMNISSGVSHKLKAEPIVLSPNTSRTTEKRQKHKVLAFSMAASIIAMVSGWVIMHNLYKPQQIIVAEQSKRDNTLTASPVVVSSPPLIHNYSHPPVEMNDYLFVHREFSPGITMNGQVTNVNNVTDYRERYGR, from the coding sequence GTGAAAAGTAAAGTATCTGCATTAATGGATGGTGAACTTGATCAACAAGACGTTTCAAGTATTTTTGAAGCGATAAAAAAAGATGACGATTTGCGTAATGAGTGGAAAACGTATCATTTGATCGGTGATGCGCTACGGCAATCCTCACGATTATCAATGAATATTTCTTCGGGTGTTAGTCACAAGTTAAAAGCCGAGCCGATTGTTCTTTCTCCCAATACGTCCCGCACCACAGAAAAAAGACAAAAGCATAAAGTCCTGGCGTTTTCAATGGCTGCTTCAATAATCGCGATGGTCTCGGGATGGGTGATTATGCATAATTTATATAAACCGCAGCAAATAATCGTGGCGGAGCAATCCAAACGTGACAATACGTTAACCGCCTCTCCTGTTGTAGTTTCTTCCCCTCCCTTGATTCATAATTATTCCCATCCTCCCGTTGAAATGAATGACTACCTGTTTGTGCACCGTGAGTTTTCTCCAGGAATCACAATGAATGGGCAAGTTACCAATGTCAATAACGTGACAGACTATCGCGAAAGATATGGGAGATGA
- a CDS encoding MucB/RseB C-terminal domain-containing protein: protein MMSRRIFALFSLFLLAVISFQAVCAQELSRSTESALDWLKKMADAPRRHNYSGTFVYYANGHMETSRIVHKADQAGERERIEILDGSPRIVFRTNDEMQCYLPDSKKIYTEKRWFRKFFPDILPFPLDDVDRNYYVKEAGRERVSDYECQVLSLTPRDSFRYGYQFWIDAKTGVPVKAAVVNGDQIIEQFAFAQLEIDREIDPSQLKPDQILVTNDWKTTSLLTSILNEGELQWQIKNLPAGFRKLVEMKRNLTEKTALVDHIAVSDGLATVSVFIEPISKDAPSPVPGFFTSRGAINIYVRMLDDHKITTVGEVPLETIKRIGDSVVKKN from the coding sequence ATGATGAGTCGCAGAATATTCGCGCTGTTTTCGCTGTTTTTATTGGCAGTAATCAGTTTTCAAGCGGTATGTGCACAAGAATTATCTCGCTCAACGGAAAGTGCGCTTGACTGGCTAAAAAAAATGGCTGATGCGCCGCGTCGGCACAATTATTCGGGAACATTCGTATATTATGCCAATGGGCATATGGAAACGTCGCGCATTGTGCACAAGGCTGATCAAGCCGGTGAACGCGAAAGAATTGAAATTTTAGATGGATCGCCGCGCATTGTTTTTCGCACTAACGATGAAATGCAGTGTTATCTGCCGGACAGTAAAAAAATATATACTGAAAAACGTTGGTTCCGTAAGTTCTTTCCTGATATTCTCCCATTCCCGCTGGATGATGTTGACAGGAATTACTACGTCAAGGAAGCCGGACGCGAACGGGTTTCAGACTATGAATGCCAGGTTCTATCTCTAACACCGAGAGATTCCTTCCGTTATGGATATCAATTTTGGATTGACGCTAAAACAGGGGTGCCCGTTAAAGCGGCTGTCGTCAACGGTGATCAAATCATTGAGCAATTCGCTTTCGCACAACTGGAAATCGATAGGGAAATCGATCCCAGTCAATTAAAACCGGACCAAATACTGGTTACGAATGATTGGAAGACGACAAGCCTGTTGACCTCCATTTTGAATGAAGGTGAATTACAGTGGCAGATCAAGAATCTGCCTGCCGGTTTCAGGAAGTTGGTTGAAATGAAGCGCAACTTAACTGAGAAAACCGCGCTGGTCGATCATATTGCAGTATCCGACGGGCTTGCCACAGTTTCCGTTTTTATTGAACCGATTAGCAAGGATGCGCCGTCACCGGTTCCCGGTTTTTTTACCAGTCGTGGCGCCATCAATATTTATGTTCGTATGCTCGATGATCATAAAATAACAACGGTCGGTGAAGTTCCGTTGGAAACAATTAAACGAATAGGCGATTCTGTTGTTAAAAAAAATTAA
- a CDS encoding DegQ family serine endoprotease, which yields MLRSIVILLLLHTSSVLAQTSQLPDFTGLVEKHGAAVVNISAVQNANTVSSQVLPEMPGIPENSPFYDFFKRHMQPFPAPRKSEPKSLGSGFIISSDGYVLTNAHVVETADEITVKLNDKREFAAEIVGTDRKTDIALIKINATDLPKATQGNPENLKVGEWVVAIGSPFGFEHSVTAGIVSAKGRSLAQENYVPFIQTDVAINPGNSGGPLFNMRGEVVGINSQIYSRTGGFMGLSFAIPINVATEIADQLKVNGKVSRGRIGVMIQEVTKELAESFGLSDSNGALVVSVEKGGPADQAGIKARDIILKFDEKAVAISADLPRIVGNTKPKSKVSIEVWRDGALKTVKVEVGETPSDDAAENRKHKPGKKQNASNRLGLALSEITEEQQKQLEITNGLVVEDMQPGIASRSGIRIGDIILGLNSKDVKTVEQFNELLNQAKSGKNIALLVKRGDLTTFITMKLSDDDKKE from the coding sequence ATGCTTCGATCGATAGTAATTTTATTGTTGCTGCACACCTCATCAGTGCTTGCGCAAACCAGCCAGTTGCCGGATTTTACCGGGCTTGTGGAGAAACATGGTGCTGCTGTAGTCAATATTAGTGCTGTGCAGAATGCAAATACGGTGAGCAGTCAGGTGCTGCCCGAAATGCCGGGTATACCGGAGAATTCGCCGTTTTATGATTTTTTCAAGCGGCATATGCAGCCATTTCCCGCGCCAAGAAAATCTGAACCTAAATCGTTGGGTTCCGGTTTTATTATCAGCTCGGATGGTTATGTTCTGACCAATGCGCATGTCGTTGAAACGGCGGATGAGATTACGGTAAAGCTGAATGACAAGCGTGAGTTTGCCGCTGAGATTGTCGGCACCGACCGGAAGACCGATATTGCCTTGATCAAAATTAATGCTACCGACTTACCCAAAGCCACACAGGGAAATCCGGAAAATCTCAAAGTCGGTGAATGGGTGGTAGCAATCGGCTCGCCGTTCGGTTTCGAGCATAGTGTGACAGCAGGTATCGTGAGCGCGAAAGGTCGTTCCCTAGCGCAGGAAAATTATGTTCCGTTTATCCAGACCGATGTGGCGATCAATCCGGGAAACTCCGGCGGCCCGCTATTCAATATGCGCGGTGAAGTGGTCGGGATCAATTCGCAGATTTACAGCCGGACGGGCGGCTTTATGGGATTGTCATTTGCCATACCGATTAATGTCGCCACTGAAATTGCGGATCAGCTGAAAGTTAACGGTAAAGTAAGTCGGGGAAGAATCGGCGTCATGATTCAGGAGGTGACCAAAGAACTCGCGGAATCCTTTGGTTTATCCGACAGTAACGGCGCGCTGGTCGTTTCGGTGGAAAAAGGCGGTCCTGCCGATCAAGCAGGGATCAAGGCGCGCGATATTATCCTCAAGTTTGATGAAAAAGCGGTTGCCATCTCTGCGGATTTGCCACGCATAGTCGGCAATACCAAACCCAAATCCAAAGTATCGATTGAAGTTTGGCGCGACGGGGCTTTGAAAACAGTTAAAGTCGAAGTCGGAGAGACGCCTTCCGATGATGCGGCGGAAAACCGCAAGCACAAACCGGGTAAAAAACAGAATGCATCGAATCGCCTGGGGTTGGCGTTGAGCGAAATCACCGAAGAGCAACAGAAACAGCTGGAGATTACCAATGGTTTAGTGGTCGAAGACATGCAACCGGGTATTGCCAGCCGTTCCGGGATCCGTATCGGCGATATCATCCTGGGTTTAAACAGCAAGGATGTGAAAACGGTCGAGCAATTTAATGAATTGCTGAATCAGGCCAAAAGTGGAAAAAATATCGCCTTGCTTGTGAAAAGAGGGGATCTCACAACGTTCATCACCATGAAGCTGAGCGACGATGACAAGAAAGAGTGA
- a CDS encoding glutaredoxin family protein, translated as MTRKSDAVSTNVDQARKLIVYGREACHLCQDMILALRNLQAQVSFDFQVVDIDSDPELVARYGDKIPVLLSSFTRQEICHYFLDLAALDDYLAKFR; from the coding sequence ATGACAAGAAAGAGTGATGCTGTCTCAACAAATGTGGATCAAGCGAGAAAATTGATCGTATATGGCCGGGAAGCGTGTCATCTTTGCCAGGATATGATACTTGCGCTACGGAATTTGCAAGCGCAAGTATCGTTTGATTTTCAGGTCGTCGATATCGATTCCGATCCGGAATTAGTGGCGCGCTACGGCGATAAGATTCCTGTCCTGCTATCCTCGTTTACCCGCCAGGAGATTTGTCATTATTTTCTCGATTTGGCGGCTTTAGATGATTATCTTGCCAAATTTCGTTAG
- the lepA gene encoding elongation factor 4, giving the protein MMQHIRNFSIIAHIDHGKSTLADRIIHLCGGLSDREMEEQVLDSMDLERERGITIKAQTAALRYKARNGETYLLNLIDTPGHVDFSYEVSRSLAACEGALLVVDASQGVEAQTVANCYTAIEQGVEVIPVLNKIDLPAADPERVIQNIEDVIGIDAHDAVKISAKTGQGIEDVLEALIAKIPEPKGDPHAPLKALIIDSWFDNYVGVVILVRVMDGTLKPGDKILLMASKAVQLCEQVGVFVPKSVNRDSLSAGEVGFIISGIKELDAAKVGDTVTSATNPADKPLQGFKEIKPQVFAGLYPVESNQYDALRSALEKLKLNDSSLHFEPEVSQALGFGFRCGFLGLLHMDIVQERLEREYDMDLITTAPTVVYQVLMRDGSVIEIENPSKIPDLSKIEEIREPIITSTIIVPEEFVGAVITLCVSKRGNQTNMQYMGKQVMLTYEMPLNEVVMDFFDRLKSTSRGYASLDYEFKEFRASDLVKLDVLINGDKVDALSLIIHRSNSQYRGRELVQKMRELIPRQMFDIAVQAAVGAHIIARETVKALRKNVLAKCYGGDITRKRKLLEKQKAGKKRMKRVGNVEIPQEAFLAILQVDNK; this is encoded by the coding sequence CTGATGCAGCATATTCGCAATTTTTCCATTATTGCCCATATCGACCACGGCAAATCGACACTGGCAGACCGTATTATCCATTTGTGCGGCGGGCTGTCCGATCGCGAAATGGAAGAGCAAGTGCTCGACTCGATGGATTTGGAACGTGAAAGAGGCATTACCATCAAGGCGCAGACTGCGGCGCTGCGTTATAAAGCCAGAAACGGCGAAACTTACTTGCTGAATTTGATCGATACGCCGGGGCATGTGGATTTTTCCTACGAAGTTTCGCGCTCGTTAGCCGCCTGCGAAGGTGCGCTCCTGGTGGTTGATGCATCGCAAGGGGTGGAAGCGCAAACAGTCGCGAACTGTTATACCGCGATTGAGCAAGGTGTCGAAGTCATTCCGGTGCTGAACAAAATCGATTTGCCGGCGGCCGACCCGGAACGTGTCATCCAGAATATCGAAGATGTCATCGGTATCGATGCGCATGATGCGGTGAAAATCAGTGCGAAAACCGGCCAAGGTATCGAGGATGTTTTGGAAGCCTTGATCGCCAAAATCCCTGAACCGAAGGGCGATCCTCATGCGCCGTTGAAGGCGTTGATCATCGATTCCTGGTTCGATAATTACGTCGGTGTCGTGATACTGGTCAGGGTGATGGACGGTACCCTAAAACCCGGCGATAAAATTTTGCTGATGGCGAGCAAAGCGGTGCAACTGTGTGAGCAGGTTGGGGTGTTCGTGCCGAAATCAGTCAATCGCGATTCTCTCAGTGCCGGAGAAGTGGGGTTTATCATCTCCGGCATTAAAGAGCTCGATGCGGCGAAAGTGGGGGATACGGTAACGTCCGCCACGAATCCGGCCGACAAGCCGCTGCAAGGCTTTAAAGAAATCAAACCACAGGTGTTTGCCGGACTCTATCCGGTGGAATCGAATCAATACGACGCCTTGCGTTCCGCGTTGGAAAAATTGAAGTTGAACGATTCGTCGCTGCATTTCGAACCGGAGGTATCGCAAGCACTGGGATTCGGTTTTCGCTGCGGTTTTCTCGGCTTGCTGCACATGGATATCGTGCAGGAGCGCCTGGAAAGAGAATACGATATGGACTTGATCACGACCGCGCCGACCGTGGTTTATCAAGTGCTGATGCGCGACGGCAGTGTGATCGAAATTGAAAATCCATCCAAGATTCCGGATCTTTCCAAAATTGAAGAGATACGCGAACCGATTATCACGTCGACCATCATCGTGCCGGAAGAATTTGTCGGAGCGGTGATTACCTTGTGTGTCAGCAAACGTGGCAATCAGACGAATATGCAGTATATGGGTAAGCAAGTGATGCTGACGTATGAGATGCCATTGAATGAAGTCGTCATGGATTTTTTCGACCGCTTGAAATCGACCAGCCGCGGCTATGCTTCATTGGACTATGAATTCAAGGAATTCCGTGCTTCCGATTTAGTCAAGCTGGATGTATTGATCAACGGCGATAAAGTCGATGCGTTATCGCTGATCATCCATCGCAGCAACAGTCAGTATCGCGGACGTGAACTGGTGCAAAAAATGCGTGAATTGATCCCGCGCCAGATGTTTGATATCGCGGTACAAGCGGCGGTCGGTGCGCATATTATTGCGCGCGAAACGGTTAAAGCATTGCGCAAGAATGTGTTGGCAAAATGTTACGGTGGCGATATAACCCGTAAACGGAAGTTGCTGGAGAAGCAAAAAGCAGGTAAAAAGAGAATGAAGCGGGTGGGCAATGTGGAAATTCCGCAAGAAGCATTTCTGGCAATTTTGCAGGTTGATAATAAATAA
- the lepB gene encoding signal peptidase I gives MNFPLILFVLLVITGGIYLLDFLFWKNKRAEEESEPWWIEYPKSFFPIILIVFSLRSFVIEPFKIPSGSMIPTLLVGDFILVNKYTYGIRLPVINKKIIDMNEPKRGDVLVFRYPEDPSIDYIKRVIGVPGDVITYHNKQLIINGEVVKMEYDGDYKYVESGLGYIYSDRYSEYLKKEENHSILINQDVKGLQYSNVRDFPFRDHCKYHRTGFTCEVPPGNYFALGDNRDSSSDSRYWGFVPEENIVGKAFMIWWNFGNFERIGLSIK, from the coding sequence ATGAATTTTCCTTTGATTTTGTTCGTATTGCTGGTGATCACCGGTGGTATTTATTTGCTGGATTTCCTATTCTGGAAAAATAAACGCGCAGAGGAAGAAAGCGAGCCTTGGTGGATCGAGTATCCCAAGAGTTTTTTTCCGATCATTCTGATCGTTTTCAGTTTGCGTTCCTTCGTGATTGAACCGTTCAAGATTCCCTCGGGATCGATGATTCCGACGCTACTGGTCGGTGACTTCATTCTGGTCAACAAATATACCTACGGAATCAGATTGCCGGTGATCAACAAGAAAATTATCGATATGAATGAACCGAAGCGCGGTGATGTGCTGGTATTCCGTTATCCGGAGGATCCCTCGATCGATTACATCAAGCGCGTGATCGGGGTGCCCGGCGATGTGATCACTTATCACAATAAGCAACTCATTATTAATGGCGAAGTGGTTAAGATGGAATACGACGGCGATTACAAATATGTGGAATCAGGTCTCGGCTATATCTATTCCGATCGTTATTCCGAGTATTTGAAGAAGGAAGAAAACCACTCGATTCTGATCAATCAGGATGTTAAAGGGTTGCAATATTCTAATGTCAGGGATTTTCCGTTTCGCGATCATTGCAAGTATCACCGCACGGGATTTACCTGCGAAGTGCCGCCGGGAAATTATTTCGCGCTCGGTGATAATCGCGACAGCAGCAGCGACAGCCGTTACTGGGGGTTTGTGCCGGAAGAGAATATTGTCGGCAAGGCTTTCATGATCTGGTGGAATTTTGGAAATTTTGAACGTATCGGCTTATCCATCAAGTAA
- a CDS encoding DUF4845 domain-containing protein, translating to MQYHTMRRKQKGISLSGLLVWAVILILLAISGLKIAPAYIEFSSIQKNLSAIVKDINTQSADLNQIRVLFSKRAQIDNIKSINAQDIKINKESGRIVLSANYTVRIPLVSNLSLTIDFDATSE from the coding sequence ATGCAATATCACACGATGCGGCGAAAACAAAAGGGTATTAGTCTATCCGGTTTGCTCGTTTGGGCTGTGATTTTGATTCTGCTTGCAATTTCCGGTTTGAAGATTGCGCCGGCCTATATTGAATTTTCATCGATCCAAAAAAATCTGTCTGCCATTGTTAAAGATATTAACACGCAGAGTGCGGATTTGAATCAAATCAGAGTATTGTTCAGCAAGCGTGCCCAGATCGATAATATTAAATCCATTAATGCGCAAGACATTAAAATCAATAAGGAAAGTGGCCGTATCGTATTAAGCGCGAACTATACGGTAAGGATACCGCTGGTTTCCAACCTATCCTTGACGATAGATTTTGATGCAACCAGCGAGTAA